The genome window ATATTGTAAATCACCGGAGGCAGCTTACGGGCAGCAGTAAACTCTTCCACAGAATCTATCAGTTCGCCCAGCAAGGGCATATAAGTCTTTATCTTCTCTTGCTGCGGCCAGCCGTTATAAGGTTTGGAGCCCACATCAAATTTGCGGATGTCGGCATAGTTCATCTGCCGCCATATATATTTCTTCGCATCTTCCTTGGCAATCTCCCGGCCATCTTCATACAGGGAATGGTTCACATTGACCATAGGGTCATGTGCGATCAGGACCTGCTTATCTTTTGTAATATAAATATCCACTTCAATAATATTAGCCCCTACTTCAATGGCTTTTTTCATGGAAGGGATCGTATTCTCGGGCATCAGTCCCCGGGTGCCGCGATGGCCTTCTTTATAAAATGCGGGAAACTGATCGGTGGAAGACAATTTTTGGGTTGTTTTGCAGGAAAACAGGCTAATTATTGCAATGATGATAGCAATAGACAGTAATGGCAACGTGTGTTTCATGGAGAACATGGTTATAGCTGTAAATATACAATGCGCCCTGTGATGGGGAGATTAATATTTACTTATTTCTCCGGTAATCAAAAGACGAATGATCTGTATCGTCAACCGCATTACTGTCCGTTGGTTTATTCACATCCACAACAGTACGTTGTTCCGCTTCATCTTTAGGAAAGGGAAGTTTTATTTCTTCCGGATCAGGCAGCACAGCGCCGGTAGATGATTCCGGCTCATTTTTAATCACTTCTTTCTTTTTATCTGTCATGATCAAACCTTTATGAATGTTCATGCAATAATGGTACTCCTTGCTACCATTTTACGCGCAGTGTAAAGCCCCAGGTTTTGGGATTGCCCAGGTGTACAGCGCCAAAATCATAGGCATAGCTGATATACTTGCTATCGTTCCAGTTACGTCCCCAGAAATACAGCTCTGCATATTTGGTAACAATGCCCACACGGCTGTTGAGCACGTTATAAGGTGATTGCCTGATATTATTGGCCAGGTCAAAATACTGCTCACCGAGGTACTGCCATTCACCGCGGGCCACCAGTTGAATCGCAGGCTTTCTCAACAGGTCAAACTGGTACTGCAGGGCCAGCATGGAAGTCATATCAGGGGTAAAGAGTTGCTTCTTGCCCGACAGGTCGGCCTCTCCCCCATTCTGGGATACCTTCAGAGTTTTATATTCCGCATTGGTAAAACCTGCCTGGTAATTGATTTCCAGTCCCCTTACCGGTAATGCTGCCAGTTCTATCTCCGCTCCTTTGCTTTCCAGTTTACCGGCATTCCGGGTAATGGTGATCGCATCGGGCAATACCAGTGTGGGTACCTGTGCATCTGTGATGGTGGCATAGAACAAGGCCACATTCACCCGCAGCCTGTTATTGAAGAAAGTATTCTTACTACCCACCTCTATATTATTGCTGTATTCCGGTTTAAAAGCATACAAGGGTGGTACAGAAGGATCAGAAGCCAGTGGTGTTAAACCACCTGCCCGGTAACCACGGCTATACGTGGCATACAGGTCATTATTGGCAGCAGCATGGAACAATAACCCCACTTTGGGAGAGAAAGCATTGAAGCTGGCTTTGGCGGAAGTATCGGGCTGATATTCGAAGATGGGACCGGGTGATCCATCCGGCTGGTATTCGCCTAATACCTGTTGCTTCTTGCGTTCATAGTCGTACCGGATACCGGCAATTACTTCCCATTGTTTATTGATGGCATAACCGGCTTCTCCGTACACCGCTAATCCAAAACCTTTAGCGGTAGTAGTACCGATGAGTGAATAATTCTTTTCGGGAGAATTGGTAATCAACTCCGCATCCTCTCCAAAATGAGTAGCCTGTTTCACCGGGTTATCAAGCACAAACAAATAAGAGCCGGCCGTCCATTTAAAGGGAGATGTAGAAGTAGTGGGAGAAGTAAACTTAAACTCCTGTGTAAACACCTTTACTTTATTCCAGTCATCACCATAATTATTGATAATGGTCACACCATCAATGGGTGAAAAGTCGCCATCAATAGGATTTGTATAATAACGGTGGTTGGACTGCCAGGATGTTTGAGAACTAAAGTTAAAGGCATGTCCTGTATGGTTAACAGACAAGGAGGTATTGAAAGTATTATCAATCATCTCCGTAACCGCATTCTGGTTTAATTCGAATGGCTTGGCAAATGCATCTTCTACGCCATTCACGAGGGGGAAAGTGCCATTGTTGCGATTGGCAATATGCTTCAGATTGAAAGTGATATGCCAGCGGGGATTCACGATGTACTTGAGGTAATAATTGCCGGAGAGGCTATGCTGGCGGTCGAAATCTGTATTATTAAAAACATTATGGTAAAAGCCATCGCGCTGGTCATATACACCGGCAACCCCTATATATAACTTATTCTTAACGACCGGCGCACGAAGCCCTACTGCATAACGCTGCTGGCCGTGATTGCCGATATTGCCTTCAGCAAATCCATTGATCGTATTGCCGGGTTGTTTGGTTATGATATTGATCACGCCCCCCATGGCATTGCGTCCATACAGGGTGCCTTGCGGGCCACGCAATACCTCGATGCGTTCAATATCGGAAAGCTGGGCAATGTAGGTATCCAGTCCAAACTGGTTTACCCCGTCTATATAAGTAGCCACCGCCGGATCGTAGGAAGTGGTGGTAATACCACGGATGGAGGTAACATTCCTGTTATCGCCGGGATCGGCTGAATACAGGTTGGGCACTACGGCAGTGATCTCACGGGTATTCCACAAACGGTAATCCAGCACCTTCTTTGCGGTGATGGCCGATACGCTTACCGGTATCTTTTGCAGCAGTTCTTCTTTCTTTTGGGCGGTTACCACAATGACTTCAAGACTGTCGACAGTTTGCGCCAGGGCGCCTGAACAGGATACTACACAGAGAAGGGAGTAAAAAAATTTCATATGCTTTGTTGAAAGTAAATGAGAGGGCAATATTACGCATTAATCCCTATCAGTTGGGCAGTTGCGGCCTGTCCATCTTATAAGGGATCTCTGTGATAGCCTCCAGGAAGGCAATAAGGGCCTTTTTCTCTTCCGGCGTCAGGTCCAGTTTTTTGATCAGGGGATCTGTTTTCGGGAACAGCGGATCATTCACCTGGTCGGGTTTAGGCTTGGGTTGTGGCATGCCCGCACTGTACATATTCATAATGCCATCTATATTATCAAAGAGGCCATTGTGCATCCAGGGCCGCGTGCGCATTACATCCCGCAGGGAGGGTGTGCGGAATTTCCCCACATCGGCGGCTTCTTTGGTAACATTATAGCGTCCCAGGTCCTGGTATTTACGGCCATAATAGGTAAGACCGATATTATGGAATTGGTTGTCGGTAAAATACGTCCCGTTGTGACAGTTCATACACCTTGCCTTGGTACGGAACAGGTGCAGCCCCTGTAATTCCACATCGGAAAGCTGCTTGTACTTACCGCCTACAAAATCATCAAACCGGCTCCTGCGGCTGGCGAGCGATCTTTCAAAGGCAGCAATGGCCTCCAATATGCGGTCGAGGTTAATGCGTTTATCGCCATACACTTTTTCAAACAAAGGCGGATAACCGGGAATAGTGGCCAGTTCAGACGGGATGGTAGGCGGTTCCTGGTTCATTTCATGCATGGTGGCCATGGGATTAATGGCCTGGTCTTCGAGGCTGGCAGCCCTGCCATCCCAGAACAGCTCTTTCACCTGCGCCACATTCAATAAAGAGGAAGTATTGCGGGTGCCCTGCAGGTGATTATTGCCCAGTGATACCGTGCGACCGTCGGTCCAGGCAAGGTCCGGATCATGACAACTGCTGCAGGATATCTGGTTGGAGCCCGATAAGCGGGGATCAAAGAACAATAACTTTCCCAGTTGGATCTTCGGGTCTTTTAACTTAACTACGATATTAGAATCCACCGGTAAGGCAGATAACTCTTTCCATTGTACGCCGGCGTCAATGAGCGGCTTGGGCCATTGATCAACCGGCCGTGCATATAAGGCACGCAGGCTATCGTTGAAGGTAAGGGGAACGGCCGCGGGATGATTACCGGTAAAAGATACCATGCCGGCTACTAATCCTGTCATCAGGGCAATGACCACTAATTTTTTCATACGTTACAAAGATATACCGATACTGGTTTGAATGTACCACCTGTTATTGCCGGGTTTGGCAATAGCCGGATAATCATGATCCTGTTTGATGGAAGCCTGCTGGTATTGGCCACTGAGCTTTAAGAAGGTATTCGTTTTCTTTACCGGGAAATTGTATTGCCATGCCGCGGTGGCTGTTACCGATGAGGCGCTGTAGTAATAATAATCAGGGTAGATTACCCCTTTTGCAAAAGTCGTTTGCTGGGAAGAAGTGGTCAATTCCGGCGACAGTGGCAACCGGGCGCCCACTTTAAGAAATGCTTTCCAGTATGTATCCGCAGCAGGCAGGTAATGATAATAAGCGCCTGATAGATCCGCATCGGCATACTGGTAGTTGATCTTCTGACTGGCAGAACCATCAGCCTGAAACAGGTTACTGACAGTTCCCTGCACACCCAGTTCGTATCGCACTTTACCATCACGCCTGCGGGTATACAGGGGTTCTATGCTCAACCTGTCGAATGTATACATGTAGTTATTACCATTCAGGATGGTATGCATATCCTGGCCGGTATGGTAGAGGTAATAGATACCGGTAGTCCAGGAATTATTGCCCTGACTATATTCTCCCAATATAGCTGCATTGATAATATCTTCGTAAAACTCACCATACTTAAATGCCAGGGAAGTACGCTCACCTCTTCTGGAGAAAACAGATGAGCGGGAGGCGTAACCGCCTTTAGCAGTAACATGCAACCGGTTAAATTGTCCATCATAGATACCTTGTATGTCCCACCCGGAGCCTTTACTGCGAACATACCGGCTACCGCTGATGAGTTGCGCAAAGCCATACCCATATTGCATATAGGTCTGAAATTGCTCATACAACAGGCTTTGCTCGTAATTATCATTCCTGAAATCAATTTCTGAATCGGTATTTTTACGGGCAATACCTCCAGCCACCCCAATAGTATGCCGGGGCAGCAAACAATAATGAATAGTAGCCTGTGCCTGCACATCGTAGAAGAAATAATCAGGGCGGGGATCATTGCTTCTCCAGGCATTGCCTGCATGGTAAGTACCTCCGGCGCCAACAGTTAATTTATCATCCAGTAAGGGGTGACTGATGATGCCCTGCAAACGGTACTCCCCTATCTCCCAGTTTCCTTTAGCGGCAGCATAAAAGTAATAAGGCGCCGCATCATGCAGCCCATAGCGCAGGGTATACCCTACACTATCCTGATTGGTATGTTGATAGGAAAAAGAACCGCTTACCAGGAACTTATTGATCCGTTTGGTCCCTTCCGTATAAAAAAATATATCCTGTTGTTTGGGTGCATCCTGGCTTAGTCTGTAATCGCCGGAAGTATAGCGATAGCCGCCTTCTACCCGGGCATATTGATGCAGTTGCAATAAGGGCTGGCTGATAACTTCCTTTGAATAGAAGTCATATTGCTGTCCAAAACGTTCTGTCAGGAAATTATACGAGGTATCCTGCGCGTGCAGGATACCCGTATAAAAAAACAAGCCTGTTATGATCATTACATTTCTTAGCATGCTGTATTCCCTCATGGTCCTTACTTAAACCCTTTTGGATTGGCCTTTTCGAAATAATCAAAATCATTGGTAGAGTTATTGGTATCCATCAGGATCTTTCTTCCACTCACTGTTTTGGCCGTTTTACGGATAGCTGATTGTGAAGAATACTGTCCGGCCGGCACATTATAAGCACCTGCATCCAGTGTACCTACCAGCCTTTTAGCTACCCGGCTGGATGGAGTGGCATGTTGCACTTCCATGGCGTCAATGATCAGGGTGTTGGGTATCTGATAATGGAAATCTGTATTCGCATCAATAGCTGTCACCGTGGGATTGGGATATTTTTTCCAGTCAGCAGGAATATCAGCGGCAGTTTTAAAGATGACAAAAGCATCCCGGCCGGGATTGTCCAATAACCAGTCTCTTCCAAAAATGGTGAGGGGCACCAGGTTAGGCACATTGGGATTATCAATATCAGAATTGAGTGGGTTAGAAATTACGTTCCCTACGTATACTTCAAACTCTGCCCCGCTCAGATCAACAGTAAGTGTTGGATCTTTGATACTGATCGTAGTACCGGTGCTGCTGGTATAAGGGGCTTTGTGATTGAGCGCTGTTTGTGCCATAACAAAGCTTTGCCCCGGTTGGATGGGATAGGTAGTTCCATTGCCGGGCACACGGTATAGCGATTTGGCATATACATAACTCTCTACTGCGTTGCTATTGGCAGGCATACCAATAGATTTACTCCAGTCATATTGTCCTTTGAATGGTCCATCATTGATAAAATACCCGGTAGCATAATTAGGATTAGCAGTGTTATTACCCATTACCTCTCCAATGTATAAGCTGTCTGCATATAAAACCGTATTGGAGTTATTGTATACTTCAATGAACTGATCACGGTACACCGCACCATTGGTAGTATGGCTACCTGCATAGTAAACCTGTTTGATTACCCAGTCACCAATCTTACCAAATTGCAATTTAAGTTCCAGTGTATTGTTGGTACTGTTATTCAACATGATATTGCTAAGGGAGGCATTGAACACCACACTGTCCCTGTCCAAAGGAAGACCGGTAATGGTTTCATACTGCGCTTTTTGAATCGAAATGGTGGCTTCAATATTATACACACCGGCACTTACACTGTTAAAAATAGCCAGGCCATTATTATCGGAACTTTGCGTAAGCTCTGAACTATTCAACTGATTTTTGATCTTTATGGTAATGCCATTCAGCGGGAAACTATAATTGCCGCTGGTCGTATCATATATTGCTTTAACAATGATATTGATAGGCTGTACAGAAGGGCCATCGTTTTTTTTACAACTGACGATTGCCAGTATACTTAATAAGACTATAATACCAGAAACCTTTTTCATGTATGTTTATTTGATAGTAAAAATTAATTCTGCACCAAAAGAAGGCTGCCCATTGTAATACTGGATCCCGGAAGAGTTGGTATGCTCAGGCCGGATATTGAATACGTTGTAGGCATTGAATGAGAACCGTAACAGATTACCGATCTCCTTACTCACCCGCATACTCACATTGGAATACACCATAGAAGGAGTATATACAACACTTTCCGACTGTGGCTTTTTGAGCAGATGAGCATACTCAGCCGACATGGCCTGCTCAACAGTAAGTGGAAAATACCGGCCTTCCCGGTTCAGGTATCCTACCGGATAAATATCTGAATACAGGTATTCCAAACGGTTCATCCAGAATAACTCACCGGAAAGCATAATAGCCATCCGTAAGGCTGGTATATGTGTGGTGGTAACAATGGTAGACTTAATGGTAGTAGCTTTGTTGGCCTGGTCCTTAAATACACCATACCAGGAAACTTTATTGGTATCAACAGTGCTTTGTCCGGTTGAGCCAAAATGCACTGCCGATGCCCCATTCAAAAAGTAACTATGATTGAATGAGGTACTGGCACTGAAAGATGTTTGCAATGCCCTGATCTTGCTGGTGCTCATCATAAGTTCCAATCCGTTGCTGCGGCTATAATTGTCGTTGCTGATCTTATTATAGGTAAGGTGGTAGATCTTATAAGTGCCATTGGGCTCATACAAAGGCTTTTGACCAGGCCTTGCTGTTACTGTGTAATTGGGTACAGTAACCGGCAATATTTGTGATGTGGTAGCAAATCCATTATTACTTACCCGGTTATAATAAAACAGGGACAGCTTTACAGGTTTGAGATCTACATTAAATCCGGTTTCGAAGGTATAACTCCGGTATGGGCGGAGATTGGGATTGTTGGGCTGTATTACTTGTGTATGTACCAGGTATACACTTTCTGCCGCGTAGCCATTGTAAGCATTCACAAGCGGGATATCCACATATACATTACCCGGACTGATCTGTGATAAGGCGGGTGCTTTGGTAGCTATTCCATACGCAACGTTCCAGGTAATGTTCTTTGATAATTTCCAGTTGCTGTTAATGCGTGGCGATAAGGTGAAATGCCTGTTTTGAATATCTCCCCTGATACCAGCATCGGTATTAAATACACGACCCAGCAACCTGGTAGTGAAATTATTCACTATGTAAACGCCTGCATTACTTTGCGCCGGTACTTTGTCGAAGGGACGTGGACGATCACTTTTATCCCCATCATCAGGCGCCGGACGGGAAGGGTCTACAATTACGCCAGGTCCTTTATTGGCACTGTAACTATAGTTGGCGCCGACAGTTAACTGATAATCTATTTTGTTGCCTTTGAATATACTGTGGGCTTCTATCCGGGCGCCGGCAGTAACAGGTTCCCCAATGATCTGCTGTGTGGAAAGGTAATAACCCGGAGCATAGTATCCTTCATTAATACCGGTTTCCAATGCATTGGATATACCAATCACTGCATTGCTGTTCACATATTGCTGATCATACGATTCCTGCCGGCCATAGCTATAGCTACCCTGAAGCGACACGTTGTACAACCAGGGCTTCTTTATTACCCATTCACTGCGGTTGCTGAGGCGAATAGTACGGTTACTGAATTTGGAAATAAACTCCCGCCCATCATCAGGATCACGTTTCGTTCTGTCCAGGGTGGTATTGAAATCAAGGCTTACCGTGTTCCTGAAGCGCACCGCTTTTTGTTGCTGATAGGTCCATAGTATACTACCACCAACACGTTGGAATGCCTTGATCTTATTACGGGGATCATCATTACTATTGAGGTAATCCAGGCTAATATTAATAACACCCAAAGACGGGCTGATGCTGAAACCTTTATTGATACCAATATTTTGTGTGCCCTCATTGGTACGCATGCTCACCCGCAAAGGGGTTAAACCAGCCTGCCGCTCCACATTTAAAACGCCATTCGTATAATCACCATAACGTGCAGAAGCTACCCCGGAGATCACTTCTATGCTTTCTATATTTTCCGCCGGTATCTGGCGCAGGTCAAGACCATTATTGGCTGCATCGCCTGTATAGTTACTGTACAACGTGCCATTTCGGTAAGCCCTGTCCCGGATAAAGCTGGTGTGTTGCGGATGCTCTATCTGAGCGCCGGAGAAAAAGCCCAGCCTGCCCGGATTCATGGCCTGCATATTGGCATCATTGGAAAGCGTATTGCCATCCACCATAATAGCAATACCAAAAGCCTGGTTAAGCGCCTGTTCGCTGTTCAGGGGCACAGCAGTACGCAGAGTGAGTACGGATGTGCTTTGTACGGTAATGCCGGGCTTAAGGATCGTTTGCCCGGGCAGGTAATTCAATACATTCGCCACACTAAGCGCCTGGGTTTGTTCGATGGCTTCCCGGTCAAATACGATGGAGGAATTGGAGGCGCTGGTTTTACGGCGTACCCCATTGACTTCTACTTCCGGCAGCTTGAGACTCAGGGATTGCATCCGCATGACCTGCAACTGTAGTAAGGCTTCTCCGGTAAAGGTGCGGGTAATGGTCTCTTTGCCTATATGGGTAATAACAAGGGTCAGCTCGGTAGCACCGGCAGGAAGGGTAATGGTAAAGGAGCCGTCTTTGCCGGCATAATAAATAATATCCTGCGTTTGTACTTTGATAGTAGCCAGTGAAAGCGGGGCGCCTGCCTCGTCTGTTATCTTTCCCCTGAATTCCTTTCCAGGTTGTGCATGCAAGTGCACATGCATATACAAAGCAAGTAATACCAGTAATGGTTTGGGCAGGGATGGGCTCATGCTTGAATGGATTGGGCCGCAAAGGTGCCCCTCACCGGGAGAAACAGGTTTCGAGAAAAGGAAAACAGCCTACGCAAAGAGGAATTAAAGGTGGGTGGGTATCAGGAGGTTGCAGCATTTTGCAGGCAGCATGGCTGT of Paraflavitalea devenefica contains these proteins:
- a CDS encoding glycerophosphodiester phosphodiesterase family protein produces the protein MKHTLPLLSIAIIIAIISLFSCKTTQKLSSTDQFPAFYKEGHRGTRGLMPENTIPSMKKAIEVGANIIEVDIYITKDKQVLIAHDPMVNVNHSLYEDGREIAKEDAKKYIWRQMNYADIRKFDVGSKPYNGWPQQEKIKTYMPLLGELIDSVEEFTAARKLPPVIYNIEVKTSPRFDSLGYNAGPEEMIKSVMDVVNSKKIGKRFYIQSFDMRPLQEVHKKYPGVAIGFLTDSKTSSVENNLALLGFTPDIYSPHYKLVTADMAAACKQHKMKLVPWTVNTKEEMQALVKLGVDGIITDYPNYFSQL
- a CDS encoding TonB-dependent receptor, with product MKFFYSLLCVVSCSGALAQTVDSLEVIVVTAQKKEELLQKIPVSVSAITAKKVLDYRLWNTREITAVVPNLYSADPGDNRNVTSIRGITTTSYDPAVATYIDGVNQFGLDTYIAQLSDIERIEVLRGPQGTLYGRNAMGGVINIITKQPGNTINGFAEGNIGNHGQQRYAVGLRAPVVKNKLYIGVAGVYDQRDGFYHNVFNNTDFDRQHSLSGNYYLKYIVNPRWHITFNLKHIANRNNGTFPLVNGVEDAFAKPFELNQNAVTEMIDNTFNTSLSVNHTGHAFNFSSQTSWQSNHRYYTNPIDGDFSPIDGVTIINNYGDDWNKVKVFTQEFKFTSPTTSTSPFKWTAGSYLFVLDNPVKQATHFGEDAELITNSPEKNYSLIGTTTAKGFGLAVYGEAGYAINKQWEVIAGIRYDYERKKQQVLGEYQPDGSPGPIFEYQPDTSAKASFNAFSPKVGLLFHAAANNDLYATYSRGYRAGGLTPLASDPSVPPLYAFKPEYSNNIEVGSKNTFFNNRLRVNVALFYATITDAQVPTLVLPDAITITRNAGKLESKGAEIELAALPVRGLEINYQAGFTNAEYKTLKVSQNGGEADLSGKKQLFTPDMTSMLALQYQFDLLRKPAIQLVARGEWQYLGEQYFDLANNIRQSPYNVLNSRVGIVTKYAELYFWGRNWNDSKYISYAYDFGAVHLGNPKTWGFTLRVKW
- a CDS encoding cytochrome-c peroxidase, with the translated sequence MKKLVVIALMTGLVAGMVSFTGNHPAAVPLTFNDSLRALYARPVDQWPKPLIDAGVQWKELSALPVDSNIVVKLKDPKIQLGKLLFFDPRLSGSNQISCSSCHDPDLAWTDGRTVSLGNNHLQGTRNTSSLLNVAQVKELFWDGRAASLEDQAINPMATMHEMNQEPPTIPSELATIPGYPPLFEKVYGDKRINLDRILEAIAAFERSLASRRSRFDDFVGGKYKQLSDVELQGLHLFRTKARCMNCHNGTYFTDNQFHNIGLTYYGRKYQDLGRYNVTKEAADVGKFRTPSLRDVMRTRPWMHNGLFDNIDGIMNMYSAGMPQPKPKPDQVNDPLFPKTDPLIKKLDLTPEEKKALIAFLEAITEIPYKMDRPQLPN
- a CDS encoding DUF6850 family outer membrane beta-barrel protein; protein product: MREYSMLRNVMIITGLFFYTGILHAQDTSYNFLTERFGQQYDFYSKEVISQPLLQLHQYARVEGGYRYTSGDYRLSQDAPKQQDIFFYTEGTKRINKFLVSGSFSYQHTNQDSVGYTLRYGLHDAAPYYFYAAAKGNWEIGEYRLQGIISHPLLDDKLTVGAGGTYHAGNAWRSNDPRPDYFFYDVQAQATIHYCLLPRHTIGVAGGIARKNTDSEIDFRNDNYEQSLLYEQFQTYMQYGYGFAQLISGSRYVRSKGSGWDIQGIYDGQFNRLHVTAKGGYASRSSVFSRRGERTSLAFKYGEFYEDIINAAILGEYSQGNNSWTTGIYYLYHTGQDMHTILNGNNYMYTFDRLSIEPLYTRRRDGKVRYELGVQGTVSNLFQADGSASQKINYQYADADLSGAYYHYLPAADTYWKAFLKVGARLPLSPELTTSSQQTTFAKGVIYPDYYYYSASSVTATAAWQYNFPVKKTNTFLKLSGQYQQASIKQDHDYPAIAKPGNNRWYIQTSIGISL
- a CDS encoding DUF4876 domain-containing protein, with the translated sequence MKKVSGIIVLLSILAIVSCKKNDGPSVQPINIIVKAIYDTTSGNYSFPLNGITIKIKNQLNSSELTQSSDNNGLAIFNSVSAGVYNIEATISIQKAQYETITGLPLDRDSVVFNASLSNIMLNNSTNNTLELKLQFGKIGDWVIKQVYYAGSHTTNGAVYRDQFIEVYNNSNTVLYADSLYIGEVMGNNTANPNYATGYFINDGPFKGQYDWSKSIGMPANSNAVESYVYAKSLYRVPGNGTTYPIQPGQSFVMAQTALNHKAPYTSSTGTTISIKDPTLTVDLSGAEFEVYVGNVISNPLNSDIDNPNVPNLVPLTIFGRDWLLDNPGRDAFVIFKTAADIPADWKKYPNPTVTAIDANTDFHYQIPNTLIIDAMEVQHATPSSRVAKRLVGTLDAGAYNVPAGQYSSQSAIRKTAKTVSGRKILMDTNNSTNDFDYFEKANPKGFK
- a CDS encoding TonB-dependent receptor, translated to MSPSLPKPLLVLLALYMHVHLHAQPGKEFRGKITDEAGAPLSLATIKVQTQDIIYYAGKDGSFTITLPAGATELTLVITHIGKETITRTFTGEALLQLQVMRMQSLSLKLPEVEVNGVRRKTSASNSSIVFDREAIEQTQALSVANVLNYLPGQTILKPGITVQSTSVLTLRTAVPLNSEQALNQAFGIAIMVDGNTLSNDANMQAMNPGRLGFFSGAQIEHPQHTSFIRDRAYRNGTLYSNYTGDAANNGLDLRQIPAENIESIEVISGVASARYGDYTNGVLNVERQAGLTPLRVSMRTNEGTQNIGINKGFSISPSLGVINISLDYLNSNDDPRNKIKAFQRVGGSILWTYQQQKAVRFRNTVSLDFNTTLDRTKRDPDDGREFISKFSNRTIRLSNRSEWVIKKPWLYNVSLQGSYSYGRQESYDQQYVNSNAVIGISNALETGINEGYYAPGYYLSTQQIIGEPVTAGARIEAHSIFKGNKIDYQLTVGANYSYSANKGPGVIVDPSRPAPDDGDKSDRPRPFDKVPAQSNAGVYIVNNFTTRLLGRVFNTDAGIRGDIQNRHFTLSPRINSNWKLSKNITWNVAYGIATKAPALSQISPGNVYVDIPLVNAYNGYAAESVYLVHTQVIQPNNPNLRPYRSYTFETGFNVDLKPVKLSLFYYNRVSNNGFATTSQILPVTVPNYTVTARPGQKPLYEPNGTYKIYHLTYNKISNDNYSRSNGLELMMSTSKIRALQTSFSASTSFNHSYFLNGASAVHFGSTGQSTVDTNKVSWYGVFKDQANKATTIKSTIVTTTHIPALRMAIMLSGELFWMNRLEYLYSDIYPVGYLNREGRYFPLTVEQAMSAEYAHLLKKPQSESVVYTPSMVYSNVSMRVSKEIGNLLRFSFNAYNVFNIRPEHTNSSGIQYYNGQPSFGAELIFTIK